A single genomic interval of Phocoenobacter uteri harbors:
- the tolR gene encoding colicin uptake protein TolR: MSYRRRNRNNIKSEINIVPFLDVLLVLLLIFMATAPVISQSVEVDLPEDKHSQSVTNESKKPVILQIEGVALYKLKMDGHFVEKSGEQLLTETDVIAFSSQAFQQDPHTLFLVAGGKDVPYEEIIKGISLLKDAGIKTVGLMTSSK, from the coding sequence ATGTCTTACCGTCGTCGTAATCGTAATAATATAAAATCTGAAATCAATATTGTGCCATTCCTAGATGTATTACTGGTGCTGTTATTGATTTTTATGGCAACAGCACCTGTGATTAGCCAAAGTGTAGAAGTGGATTTGCCTGAGGATAAACACAGCCAGTCCGTAACCAATGAAAGTAAAAAGCCCGTTATTTTACAAATTGAAGGTGTGGCATTATATAAATTAAAAATGGATGGACACTTTGTTGAAAAATCAGGTGAGCAATTACTTACAGAAACAGATGTGATTGCATTTTCATCACAGGCTTTTCAACAAGATCCACATACATTATTTCTGGTAGCTGGTGGTAAAGATGTACCTTATGAGGAAATTATTAAAGGTATTTCTTTATTAAAAGACGCTGGAATAAAAACAGTCGGTTTAATGACTTCAAGTAAATAG
- the tolQ gene encoding protein TolQ translates to MSMDFNFVSLFLEASIVVKAIIIILMFFSVLSWAVIFSRSRLLNKARKNSLSFEDRFWSGEDFGRLHEGLENRRDQLNGSEQIFYVGFKEFSRLQQANPDSPESVIQGTGRAMNLALNRELEKLESYIPFLGTVGSVSPYIGLFGTVWGIMHSFMGLSAVKQATLQSVAPGIAEALIATAIGLFAAIPAVMAYNRLNVKLNKLEQNYINFIDEFTTILHRQVFTKK, encoded by the coding sequence ATGTCGATGGATTTTAATTTTGTTTCACTTTTTCTTGAAGCAAGTATTGTTGTAAAAGCAATTATTATTATTTTAATGTTTTTTTCCGTGTTATCGTGGGCAGTGATTTTTAGTCGCAGTCGCCTTTTAAATAAAGCGAGAAAAAACTCACTTAGCTTTGAAGATCGTTTTTGGTCAGGAGAAGATTTTGGACGTTTACATGAAGGATTAGAAAATCGTCGAGATCAATTAAATGGTTCTGAGCAGATCTTTTATGTGGGATTCAAAGAGTTCTCTCGCTTGCAGCAAGCAAATCCAGATTCTCCAGAATCTGTGATTCAGGGAACAGGAAGAGCAATGAATTTAGCTTTAAACCGAGAACTAGAAAAATTAGAAAGCTATATTCCATTTTTAGGAACGGTAGGATCTGTTAGCCCGTATATCGGATTATTTGGTACAGTTTGGGGAATTATGCACTCATTTATGGGATTAAGTGCCGTAAAACAAGCAACCTTACAATCTGTTGCACCAGGTATTGCCGAAGCACTTATTGCCACAGCGATAGGCCTATTTGCTGCGATCCCAGCGGTAATGGCGTATAACCGTTTAAATGTAAAATTAAATAAATTAGAACAAAATTACATCAACTTTATTGATGAATTTACCACGATTTTACATCGCCAAGTGTTTACTAAAAAATAG